A stretch of the Vigna radiata var. radiata cultivar VC1973A chromosome 7, Vradiata_ver6, whole genome shotgun sequence genome encodes the following:
- the LOC106767563 gene encoding pathogenesis-related protein STH-2: MGITTYTQEYSSTVAPSRMFKALIVDSKNLLPKLLPQFVKDVNVIQGDGEAGSIEQVNFNEASPFKYLKHRIDVLDKENLVCKYTMIEGDPLGDRLESIGYEVKFEATSDGGCLCKMTSNYNTIGEFDVKEEELKEGRESTIAIYKVVESYLLENPQVYA, from the exons ATGGGAATCACAACCTACACACAGGAATATTCTTCCACTGTTGCCCCATCACGCATGTTCAAGGCCTTGATTGTAGACTCCAAGAATTTGCTTCCAAAGCTCTTACCTCAGTTTGTAAAAGATGTGAATGTAATCCAAGGTGATGGAGAAGCTGGAAGCATTGAACAAGTGAACTTCAATGAAG CTAGCCCTTTCAAATATCTGAAACACAGGATTGATGTGCTTGATAAGGAAAACTTGGTTTGCAAATACACTATGATTGAAGGGGATCCTTTAGGTGACAGACTTGAGTCTATAGGTTATGAGGTAAAGTTTGAGGCCACTAGTGATGGAGGTTGCCTCTGCAAAATGACTAGCAATTACAATACCATTGGGGAGTTTGATGTTAAAGAGGAAGAACTAAAGGAAGGAAGGGAGAGCACTATTGCAATTTACAAAGTTGTGGAGTCATACCTGCTGGAGAATCCACAAGTATATGCATAA
- the LOC106769478 gene encoding uncharacterized protein LOC106769478 isoform X2 yields MAREESQAPRVTQIQVRVDCKGCVQKIKKALNGIHGIYDLHVDLNRQKLTIVGWADPEQVVKAIKKTKKNATICSSIELTPPSKPTESKPKGNAPAPNTAQPPPQAPPPQASHPLELPPQQPPPEATPSSFIPTPKQHNAAWKWQNNTRTEDLEQVHVTHHDSSNYANRFSSGHNHAEHWHRYDNGPVFLQEPSPSMYVTHSYNTHMPSSHVTEYEYVRSPSMHTHYNCIEHYSGDYQNGNVNIASMFSDDNPNACCIV; encoded by the exons ATGGCTCGGGAGGAGTCACAG GCACCTCGCGTTACACAGATACAAGTCAGGGTGGACTGCAAGGGTTGCGTGCAGAAGATCAAGAAGGCACTAAATGGCATTCATG GTATATATGATCTTCATGTTGACTTAAATCGACAAAAGCTCACAATTGTTGGGTGGGCAGATCCAGAACAAGTTGTCAAAGCAATtaagaagacaaagaagaatGCCACAATTTGCTCTAGTATTGAACTGACACCTCCGTCTAAACCAACAGAATCAAAACCAAAAGGAAATGCACCAGCCCCTAATACTGCGCAACCACCGCCACAAGCTCCACCACCTCAAGCAAGCCACCCATTAGAATTACCGCCACAGCAACCACCACCTGAAGCAACACCATCATCATTCATACCTACACCAAAACAGCACAACGCAGCCTGGAAGTGGCAGAATAACACAAGAACAGAAGATCTAGAACAGGTTCATGTGACACACCATGATTCGTCTAACTACGCAAACAGATTCAGTTCTGGCCACAACCATGCCGAGCACTGGCACCGATACGATAATGGCCCTGTATTTCTGCAAGAGCCGTCACCGTCAATGTATGTGACACACAGCTATAATACACACATGCCTTCGTCGCACGTCACTGAATACGAATACGTTAGATCACCATCAATGCACACACATTACAATTGCATAGAACACTACAGTGGAGATTACCAAAACGGCAATGTAAACATCGCTTCAATGTTCAGCGATGATAATCCGAATGCCTGTTGCATTGTGTAG
- the LOC106769478 gene encoding uncharacterized protein LOC106769478 isoform X1 has product MASTIWLIRQMQAPRVTQIQVRVDCKGCVQKIKKALNGIHGIYDLHVDLNRQKLTIVGWADPEQVVKAIKKTKKNATICSSIELTPPSKPTESKPKGNAPAPNTAQPPPQAPPPQASHPLELPPQQPPPEATPSSFIPTPKQHNAAWKWQNNTRTEDLEQVHVTHHDSSNYANRFSSGHNHAEHWHRYDNGPVFLQEPSPSMYVTHSYNTHMPSSHVTEYEYVRSPSMHTHYNCIEHYSGDYQNGNVNIASMFSDDNPNACCIV; this is encoded by the exons atggCAAGCACTATCTGGCTAATCCGTCAAATGCAGGCACCTCGCGTTACACAGATACAAGTCAGGGTGGACTGCAAGGGTTGCGTGCAGAAGATCAAGAAGGCACTAAATGGCATTCATG GTATATATGATCTTCATGTTGACTTAAATCGACAAAAGCTCACAATTGTTGGGTGGGCAGATCCAGAACAAGTTGTCAAAGCAATtaagaagacaaagaagaatGCCACAATTTGCTCTAGTATTGAACTGACACCTCCGTCTAAACCAACAGAATCAAAACCAAAAGGAAATGCACCAGCCCCTAATACTGCGCAACCACCGCCACAAGCTCCACCACCTCAAGCAAGCCACCCATTAGAATTACCGCCACAGCAACCACCACCTGAAGCAACACCATCATCATTCATACCTACACCAAAACAGCACAACGCAGCCTGGAAGTGGCAGAATAACACAAGAACAGAAGATCTAGAACAGGTTCATGTGACACACCATGATTCGTCTAACTACGCAAACAGATTCAGTTCTGGCCACAACCATGCCGAGCACTGGCACCGATACGATAATGGCCCTGTATTTCTGCAAGAGCCGTCACCGTCAATGTATGTGACACACAGCTATAATACACACATGCCTTCGTCGCACGTCACTGAATACGAATACGTTAGATCACCATCAATGCACACACATTACAATTGCATAGAACACTACAGTGGAGATTACCAAAACGGCAATGTAAACATCGCTTCAATGTTCAGCGATGATAATCCGAATGCCTGTTGCATTGTGTAG
- the LOC106769477 gene encoding WD repeat-containing protein 43, translating into MASTDVRGILTAFNPSLDFFAITAGDGRVKIWDTLSGQVQTEFADIASTHSTTTSQNKSINGHLALDYTCIKWFSFERKRKRKHASSLLVLGTGSGDVLALDVDAGHLSWRITDCHPGGVRAIASSANVSSIYTAGADGMVCAIDFMTGNLLEKFKASTKAVSCMCVSPDGKTLATAAAQLKIFNCSNHKKIQKFSGHPGSVRCMVFTEDGKYILSSAVGERYVAVWRMDGPKKQSASCVLAMEHPAVFLDSRCIDNVEDDMPGICVLAISEIGICYLWFGNSIEQLRNAKATKISLSLEDMPSRNYRGTLPAIYAAKLQGIQKPASGQVFLVYGLLVKPSFRKVLVHSGTDVKLNVSRDGVLLPTSQALVKSKKGTNAQTVIALDRANAEDALLPIPKVFNSQENEKEKAFQKPLDKDIIDDLWRNDESVEMEDDMAHSEADELCMEDQLKSLGMLSGESEYASKIELCSKLLKGIDVDATVPAKKIRATVLSMEPSKAFMLLEALLAAWESRSSSGKYILPWIYSILVNHAQNVIAEESDTRTLDTLDKISNFRGAALQPLLQLSGRLQLVTSQIDKASQTISHSVHGLQTEESEDEDEDETKDEYYHEGDDTSEISTDDES; encoded by the exons ATGGCTTCAACGGACGTCAGAGGAATTTTGACAGCTTTCAATCCTTCTCTGGACTTCTTTGCTATAACTGCCGGAGACGGTCGCGTCAAG ATATGGGACACGCTGAGTGGCCAGGTTCAGACCGAGTTCGCAGATATTGCATCAACTCATTCAACAACTACGTCACAGAACAAATCCATTAACGGCCATCTCGCACTAGATTATACCTGCATCAAGTGGTTCTCCTTCGAAAGAAAg AGGAAACGGAAGCATGCATCCTCGTTGTTAGTACTTGGAACTGGTAGTGGTGATGTTCTAGCACTTGATGTTGATGCTGGTCACTTAAGTTGGAGAATTACTGACTGTCATCCCGG AGGTGTGAGAGCCATTGCATCTTCAGCAAACGTGTCAAGCATTTATACAGCTGGTGCAGATGGGATGGTATGTGCGATAGATTTCATGACAGGAAACCTGTTGGAGAAATTTAAGGCTTCTACCAAGGCGGTGTCCTGCATGTGTGTTTCTCCAG ATGGAAAGACATTAGCTACTGCAGCTGCACAATTGAAGATTTTTAACTGCTCTAATCACAAAAAGATTCAAAAGTTCTCTGGTCATCCC GGTTCTGTTAGATGCATGGTTTTCACTGAAGATGGCAAGTATATCCTCTCGTCCGCTGTTGGTGAAAGATATGTTGCTGTTTGGAGGATGGATGGTCCTAAAAAGCAGTCAGCTAgttgtgttcttgcaatggagCATCCTGCTGTCTTCCTTGATAGCAGGTGCATTGATAATGTGGAGGATGACATGCCTGGCATATGTGTTTTGGCCATTTCAGAAATTGGCATTTGTTATTTATGGTTTGGTAATAGTATTGAACAACTGCGTAATGCAAAAGCcacaaaaatatcattatctttagaAGACATGCCCTCCAGAAATTACAGAGGAACTCTGCCAGCAATATATGCTGCAAAATTACAAGGCATCCAGAAGCCAGCCTCTGGGCAAGTTTTTCTTGTTTATGGGTTGCTTGTAAAGCCATCATTCAGAAAAGTTCTTGTGCATTCTGGTACAGACGTAAAGTTGAATGTCTCTCGTGATGGTGTTCTTCTACCAACAAGTCAAGCTCTCGTCAAATCTAAGAAGGGAACAAATGCACAAACAG TTATTGCACTAGACCGAGCTAATGCTGAGGATGCCTTGCTTCCAATTCCTAAGGTTTTTAATTCTCAAGAGAACGAGAAAGAGAAAGCATTTCAAAAACCTCTGGACAAGgatataattgatgatttgtGGAGAAATGACGAGTCTGTTGAAATGGAAG ATGATATGGCCCATAGTGAGGCTGATGAACTTTGCATGGAGGACCAGCTAAAATCACTGGGGATGCTTTCCGGTGAAAGTGAATATGCATCAAAAATTGAACTTTGCTCTAAGTTGTTGAAGGGTATTGATGTGGATGCTACTGTTCCAGCGAAAAAG ATAAGAGCAACTGTTTTGTCTATGGAGCCAAGCAAAGCATTCATGCTACTGGAAGCGTTACTGGCTGCATGGGAATCAAG GTCATCTAGTGGAAAGTACATTCTTCCATGGATATACAGCATATTAGTGAATCATGCTCAAAATGTCATTGCTGAGGAATCTGATACACGTACGCTTGATACCTTAGACAAG ATTAGCAATTTTAGAGGGGCAGCTCTTCAGCCTTTGTTACAATTATCAGGTCGTCTCCAACTGGTGACATCACAG ATTGACAAAGCCTCCCAGACTATAAGCCATTCGGTGCATGGACTCCAAACAGAAgaaagtgaagatgaagatgaagatgaaactAAGGATGAATATTATCACGAGGGAGATGACACTTCTGAAATAAGTACTGATGATGAAAGCTAG
- the LOC106765693 gene encoding probable polygalacturonase isoform X1 has protein sequence MQFKTLIFRFQVSLNRFQFIQVALLLLLSLSNEVRVNGQCEHNPAPKPRPHTVSILEFGAVGDGKTLNTIAFQNAIFYLKSFADKGGAQLYVPPGTWLTKSFNLTSHLTLFLEKGAVILGSQDPFHWEVVDPLPSYGRGVEVPGGRYQSLINGYMLDDVVITGNSGIIDGMGLAWWELFSSHSLNYSRPHIIELVASDHVVVSNLTFLNAPAYSIHPVYCSNVHIYNVSISAPPESPYTIGIVPDSSDHVCIEDCVIETGYDAIALKSGWDEYGIAYGKPTENVHIRRVHLQASYGSTIAFGSDMSGGISNILVENVYLYNSRSGIEFRTMRGRGGYIKEIVISEIEMENIYTAMAATGYCGSHPDDKFDPNALPLLDHIIFQDMIGTNITIAGSFAGLEESPFTNICLSNINLSINAVSSVPWECSNISGFSDSVLPKPCPDLETLSDCLSNLSVKGKTADM, from the exons ATGCAAtttaaaacacttatttttCGGTTTCAAGTCTCTCTCAATCGTTTTCAATTCATTCAG GTAGCATTACTCTTGCTGCTGTCGCTAAGCAATGAAGTCCGAGTCAATGGGCAGTGTGAGCATAATCCAGCACCAAAGCCAAGACCGCACACCGTGTCCATCCTTGAGTTTGGAGCGGTTGGGGATGGTAAAACATTGAACACTATTGCATTCCAGAATGCAATCTTCTATCTCAAGTCATTTGCTGACAAGGGTGGTGCTCAGTTATACGTGCCACCAGGAACATGGTTGACTAAAAGTTTCAATCTTACTAGTCATCTGACACTGTTCTTGGAAAAAGGTGCTGTCATTCTTGGATCTCAG GATCCATTTCACTGGGAAGTTGTTGATCCATTACCTTCTTATGGTCGAGGAGTTGAAGTTCCCGGGGGAAGATATCAGAGTTTAATAAATGGATACATGTTAGATGATGTGGTGATAACAG GTAATAGTGGAATCATTGATGGCATGGGATTGGCATGGTGGGAATTGTTTAGCTCTCATTCCCTGAACTACAGCCGTCCCCATATTATTGAATTAGTGGCATCTGATCATGTGGTAGTTTCAAATCTTACATTCTTGAATGCCCCTGCATATAGCATCCACCCAGTTTATTGCAG CAATGTACATATTTACAATGTTTCAATTTCTGCTCCTCCAGAATCCCCCTATACCATTGGCATAGTACCAG ATTCTTCTGATCATGTTTGTATAGAGGATTGTGTCATTGAAACGGGTTATGATGCAATTGCCCTCAAAAGTGGCTGGGACGAATATGGCATTGCCTATGGCAAGCCAACTGAGAATGTACACATCAGAAGGGTGCATTTGCAAGCTTCTTATGGGTCTACTATTGCATTTGGAAGTGACATGTCTGGTGgcatttcaaatattcttgtGGAGAATGTTTATCTTTACAATTCAAGGAGTGGCATTGAATTCAGAACTATGAGGGGTAGAGGTGGTTATATCAAGGAAATAGTCATATCAGAGATAGAAATGGAGAATATATACACTGCAATGGCCGCCACAGGTTATTGTGGATCTCATCCTGATGACAAATTTGATCCAAATGCTCTTCCACTTTTGGACCACATTATTTTCCAAGATATGATTGGCACAAACATCACTATTGCTGGAAGCTTTGCCGGTCTAGAAGAATCTCCCTTCACAAACATATGCCTTTCCAAcataaatttatctataaatgCAGTTTCTTCCGTTCCTTGGGAATGTTCAAATATCTCTGGATTTTCAGATTCTGTTCTTCCCAAACCCTGTCCTGATCTCGAGACCCTTTCAGATTGTCTCTCCAATCTGAGTGTCAAGGGAAAAACTGCGGACATGTGA
- the LOC106765693 gene encoding probable polygalacturonase isoform X2 gives MLVALLLLLSLSNEVRVNGQCEHNPAPKPRPHTVSILEFGAVGDGKTLNTIAFQNAIFYLKSFADKGGAQLYVPPGTWLTKSFNLTSHLTLFLEKGAVILGSQDPFHWEVVDPLPSYGRGVEVPGGRYQSLINGYMLDDVVITGNSGIIDGMGLAWWELFSSHSLNYSRPHIIELVASDHVVVSNLTFLNAPAYSIHPVYCSNVHIYNVSISAPPESPYTIGIVPDSSDHVCIEDCVIETGYDAIALKSGWDEYGIAYGKPTENVHIRRVHLQASYGSTIAFGSDMSGGISNILVENVYLYNSRSGIEFRTMRGRGGYIKEIVISEIEMENIYTAMAATGYCGSHPDDKFDPNALPLLDHIIFQDMIGTNITIAGSFAGLEESPFTNICLSNINLSINAVSSVPWECSNISGFSDSVLPKPCPDLETLSDCLSNLSVKGKTADM, from the exons ATGCTA GTAGCATTACTCTTGCTGCTGTCGCTAAGCAATGAAGTCCGAGTCAATGGGCAGTGTGAGCATAATCCAGCACCAAAGCCAAGACCGCACACCGTGTCCATCCTTGAGTTTGGAGCGGTTGGGGATGGTAAAACATTGAACACTATTGCATTCCAGAATGCAATCTTCTATCTCAAGTCATTTGCTGACAAGGGTGGTGCTCAGTTATACGTGCCACCAGGAACATGGTTGACTAAAAGTTTCAATCTTACTAGTCATCTGACACTGTTCTTGGAAAAAGGTGCTGTCATTCTTGGATCTCAG GATCCATTTCACTGGGAAGTTGTTGATCCATTACCTTCTTATGGTCGAGGAGTTGAAGTTCCCGGGGGAAGATATCAGAGTTTAATAAATGGATACATGTTAGATGATGTGGTGATAACAG GTAATAGTGGAATCATTGATGGCATGGGATTGGCATGGTGGGAATTGTTTAGCTCTCATTCCCTGAACTACAGCCGTCCCCATATTATTGAATTAGTGGCATCTGATCATGTGGTAGTTTCAAATCTTACATTCTTGAATGCCCCTGCATATAGCATCCACCCAGTTTATTGCAG CAATGTACATATTTACAATGTTTCAATTTCTGCTCCTCCAGAATCCCCCTATACCATTGGCATAGTACCAG ATTCTTCTGATCATGTTTGTATAGAGGATTGTGTCATTGAAACGGGTTATGATGCAATTGCCCTCAAAAGTGGCTGGGACGAATATGGCATTGCCTATGGCAAGCCAACTGAGAATGTACACATCAGAAGGGTGCATTTGCAAGCTTCTTATGGGTCTACTATTGCATTTGGAAGTGACATGTCTGGTGgcatttcaaatattcttgtGGAGAATGTTTATCTTTACAATTCAAGGAGTGGCATTGAATTCAGAACTATGAGGGGTAGAGGTGGTTATATCAAGGAAATAGTCATATCAGAGATAGAAATGGAGAATATATACACTGCAATGGCCGCCACAGGTTATTGTGGATCTCATCCTGATGACAAATTTGATCCAAATGCTCTTCCACTTTTGGACCACATTATTTTCCAAGATATGATTGGCACAAACATCACTATTGCTGGAAGCTTTGCCGGTCTAGAAGAATCTCCCTTCACAAACATATGCCTTTCCAAcataaatttatctataaatgCAGTTTCTTCCGTTCCTTGGGAATGTTCAAATATCTCTGGATTTTCAGATTCTGTTCTTCCCAAACCCTGTCCTGATCTCGAGACCCTTTCAGATTGTCTCTCCAATCTGAGTGTCAAGGGAAAAACTGCGGACATGTGA